TATGCATTTGAATGTGAGAATATAGCCATTACCGGTAAGGGAAGCATTAATCCACAAATGGATACCTGGAAAACATGGTTCCCACGCCAAAAGAATTATATGGATGCGGCAGGAAAGCTTTACACAATGATGTCTACAAACGTTCCGGTAGAAGAACGACAAATGGGTAATGAGCAAAACAGAATGCGCCCGTATCTGATACACTTTAACCGTTGCAAGAATATTTTGCTGGACGGATTTAAGGTAAGAGAAAGTCCATTCTGGTGTATTCACCTTTTTATGTGTGAAGGCGCAATCGCACGTAATCTGGATCTAAAAGCTCACGGACATAATAACGACGGTATTGATCTTGAGATGAGTCGCAATATTTTAGTTGAGAAATGCACTTTCGACCAGGGAGATGATGCGGTAGTCATCAAATCGGGGAGCAATCAGGATGGATGGCGCCTTAATACTCCTTGCGAGAATATAGTAATCCGCTATTGCACAATCCTTCAGGGGCATACTCTTCTGGGTATAGGCAGCGAGTTATCCAGTGGCATCCGCAATGTTTATATGCACGATTGCACTGCGCCTAACTCTGTTCTCCGCCTGTTCTATATAAAGACCAACCATCGCAGAGGCGGATTTGTTGAGAATATCTATATGGAAAATGTAAAATCAGGTAAAATGCAAAGAGCTTTTGAAATTGATGCGGATGTGCTGTACCAATGGAAAGATTTTCCTACCTACGAAACACGCATCACTCCTATCAATAACATTCACATGAAAAATGTTACTTGCAATGAAGTTGATGCAATTTATGAAATTAAAGGCGATGAGAGACTTCCGGTGAAGAATGTAGAACTAAGCAATATACATGTAGGGAAAGTAAATAAGTTCATTAAAAAGGTGAAGAATGCTGAGAATGTGCTAGAGAATAACGTAACATATACTGAGCTGTCAGGTAAATAAAAGATGTCTCTGCATTTTCCGGAGAGAACACTAAAACAAAGAATGGCGCTGATTATCGGGCGCCATTCATCGTTTATATCAATTGCTGAGAAACTTAAATTGAAACTCAGGAGTTCTTATGCTAAATCAATTTTCTGCATTCTTTTTACGCAGTACACCATAGATTTCTTCTGCAATGCGTATAGCTCCAGTCTCATTGGGATGTACATGATCGGGGAAATACTGAGGGAGTCCGCTTAGCGGAGTATGCAGATCAATGACTTCGACCTTCATTTTTCGTGCCACAGCCTTGATGTATGGAATCACATCATGTGTGATAATACTGTCATTTATTCCCCACTGAATGGCATAAGCCGGAACAGGCAGACAAAGATAAATCTTTGGTTTAGAAGGTAATGCCTTAAAAGCCTTCACCATAGTGGTCAGGTCTTTCTTGAACTCATCCTTATACTTCCAGTTCTGTGGTTTACTGTCGTTAGTTCCTAACTTGATAGTCACAATATCTGGCTGATAATTCAGCGCATCCTGATACATTTGTTCCTTCATGTAAGGATAATCGCCCTTGTTTAGCAAAGTTCTTCCGCTAAAACCAAAGTTATGCACTTCGTAACCATCGCCAAGCAATCTTCCCAACACACCGGGATAACTGTCTTTTTTCTGGTCTTTCACTCCTGATCCTTGCGTAATACTATTGCCCACACAAGCTACTTTGATTACTTTTTGCTGAGCAAAGGTTAAGTTACAGCAAAAGAACAGCAAGCATAACAGCTGCAAATAAGATTTTCTTTTCATTTCTTTTTATTAGATTTATTGATAAAATAGTAGTTATTAAAAATATGTTTTTCTGTTATTCCAATTCAACCTCGAATTTATTCCTGAATAAATTTTATCCATTCACCAATGGTTGCCCAACCATTAACCAATAAATAAAATCCATTGGAGAATAAAATCAGACTACTCGCTGAGTGCTTTGCAGCGTGAGCATTTCCTTTGGAACGGAAGAGCGGATTCGCTCTTTAAGCACGTTCAATACCGTGTGGCGAACAAAGTCTGTTCTGGTCACAATACTAATTTCGCGTGTAGGGCATGGTATTGCAAACGGCCTCACAAGCTCTTTCTGTTCCTCACTTAACTGGTAAGATGCCAGTTCGGGAATAAAAGTAACCCCTTTTCCTCCTTCAACAATTCTCATAAAGGTCTCCATACTTCCCAAATGATAGGCCGCCTGATGAAGTTTAACCGCCTCAAGCTGACAAAACCGCATTAACTGGTCGCGGAAACAATGCCCCTCATCCAACAGCCAGAGCCTTTCACCACTGATGTCAGCGGTACGGATCATTTCGTTTTTAAAGATAGATTCCTTGCGAGACACATATCCCAGAAATTGCTCATAGAACAGCGTTTCGGCCTTAAGAGATTTATCATCTTCGGCCGTGGCAATAACGGCAGCATCAATCTTACCGGTTGCAAGAGCAGCAAGCACATCCTGAGTCTTCATTTCTGTAACACGAATATCTATTTCAGGATAATCTTCCATCAGCTTGGGGAAAAAGCGGGGAAGCAGATAAGGAGCAATGGTGGGCAATATCGCCAGTCGGAAGATACCTTTCAGCGATTGTTCTTCTTCATTGACTATTTCTTTCACTTTTACAGCCTGAGCCAGTACGGAGCGAGCCTGTTCTATCACTTTTCTTCCCACAGAAGTGGGTTGTATAGGCTGAGTACTGCGATCGAATATCTTCACATCAAGTTCCTCTTCCAGCTTCTGTATCATAGCACTAAGCGTAGGTTGGGTAACCAGACAGTGTTCCGCAGCTTTTCCAAAGTGACGGAAACGATCTACTGCAAGTATATATTCCAATTGTTGTATAGTCATATCCTATCTATTGATTATGAGTTATAGATTTCATCTATACAAAGATAGAATTTATCGGTTGGAGAAGCACAATCTTTCCATTTATCTTTGTATCAATAAAAACAAAATTAGAATCAATACTCAATATATAGGCAAGCAGCCGGTGAATATCTGAAAAAGATACTCCCGGCTGCTTTTATTTTTTTCCGAAAAGTCAGGATAATCACCTAATAACAATCATTATAACTAAGCCGATTTTCGAATATTAATTTCGGCAAGCTCTTTCCCTTTCTCTTTTACAAGATTAAGAATCTTGGGACTTCCCACAATCTGAGCCGTATAAATTCCCGTATGTCCCGAGAAAAGATACGCAACAACACATGCTGTTCCAATATAAACAGCATTCCCTGCTCCGAAAAGCTCAATCCCCATCAATGTACAGGCAATGGGAGTATTTGTTGCTCCGGCAAACACCGCAACAAAGCCCATTCCCGCAAGTAATGCCATGGGTAGAGGCAGAATAAAGGCTAATGCATTTCCTAAAGTTGCTCCAACAAAAAACAACGGAGTTACTTCGCCTCCTTTGAATCCGGCTCCAAGAGTGAAAGTGGTAAAAAGAAGTTTGAGAATAAAATCGTATGGAAGTGCATTCTGAGTAAACGAACTTACAAGTGTTGGAATTCCTAATCCAATATATTTAGTTGTTCCCATTAACAGTACAGCAACGGCAATAAAAATTCCCCCAATAAACGGACGAAGTGGAGGGTAAGCTATCTTATTTTTAAAGAGATTCCCCCAGAAAGCAACAGAACGTGAAAAGATCATAGCAACCAATCCAAAGAATATTCCGGCTAATACTGCGTATAAAATGAACAATGGAGTAACTTCTACTGTGGCTGGAATTGCATAATGTGTATGGTGAATGCCCCATGCTTCGCATACAATGTTGGCAAAAATGGCAGCAAAGAAACTTGGCAATAATGCTTCATAACGAATTCTACCTAATATCATGACTTCAACTGCGAATATGGCTCCGGCTAATGGGGTTCCGAATACAGAAGCAAAGCCGGCACTTACACCCATAACAAGAACTATTTTCCTGTCTCTGGGACGAAGTTTCAGGATTCGTGTAAACTGGTCAGCAATTGCTCCACCCATCTGCACAGCCGTACCTTCACGTCCGGCCGATCCTCCGAACAGATGTGTAACGATGGTGCCAAACAACACCAAAGGAGCCATTCTTAATGAGATTATTTGCTTGGGACTATGAAATTCTTCCAGCAATAAGTTATTGCCTTTGACCACACTATTTCCCCAATAGTAATATGTGAGTCCAACAATTAACCCTCCTATTGGCAAAAGACCGATAATCCATAGATGAGATTCGCGCCAATCTGTGGCCCATTCTAAAGACTTCAGAAAAAAAGCCGATGCGGAACCAATGATAAGACTGACAACAGCACTAATTAGAATCCAGCGAATTAAATAGATAAAGTAAAGAGACTGATTTTTAAAGGTGATTAATTCTCCAATTTTCTTTTTCATTTTTACAAAATATGGTAACGTCTTATTGATTTATAAAACCGCAAAGATCGGATATGATTTCAAATTCAGAATGCTTACAGGAATATAGATGCTCCTACTAATTATATATAAACCAGGTTTGGGTAATTTAAAAAAGAGATGATAGAAAAAAAAGACAGACTGCCAGTCTGTTGCCGATTGTATAAAACCCAAAAGAGCCAGAAGAAGAGGAAATATTGCTTTATATTTGTTTTCATTTACCTTGATTTTTACGTAATACACCCATTAGACCGAAGTCTTTACAGTAGGTATCATCAGCTTATTTAAGCGGTTCAAGGCAGATTCCATTGCCAATATTTTCTGCAAAGTTAGATATATATTCTGCTTCTGCAATGATATAAAGCAAATAGCATTGTTAATAAATGTATTCAGAAAACAAAAAAAATGGCATAGTTGCCCGCACATAGTTTGCATATGCCAGCATAAGTTCCGGAATCTTTATTTTAGCTGTAATGCAAGCTTCAGTGTTTTGTATCCTGCCACACTTGTTTTTAGTTGAAGTCCATTCTTTAGTGTGAGCATTTGCTGCTGTTTTTTATATAATTCTATACGCGATATCATCTCTACATTTACAATACAAGAACGATGAACACGAACGAATTTAGTCTTATTCAAATGTTCTTCGAAATATTTCATTGTCTGCTCCTTCAGGTATTTACCTTTTTCGGTGTAGATAATTACGTAATCGCCATCAGACTGTAAATAGAATATCTCCGGAATCAGGATTACATGAATCTTCTGGCCGGACTTTACTGCTATACGCTCCAGCATTTCACTCTCGTCTTTCAATTGTTCGTCCGGCAAAGGAAGAGCATTGGGTTCATTTTCTTCTTCAATAGCCGCTTCAGGTTCTTCCTCTTCATCCTGTTTACCGGAAATAAAATGGCTATACATCAGTAATATGGTAAACAACAGTACTCCGATTAGAATACGCACCGGGATAGTTGGCATCAAGGATATAAAATCAGTATGCAGAAAAAAGATATTAAGAAGAAATAGTCCGCTTCCCAACCACAAAAGGAGAACGAATGTTCCTAAACTTATATAATTAAGAACTGTTTGAGGAGAAATAGTAATAGAAGAACTTTTGCCTTCAATCAATATATTATACATCACCTCAATTAAAATAAATAAGGTTGAAAAGATGAATCCATCAACAAGCAACAATCCAAAAGGGACCTTTACAAGCGGAACCATCACCAGAGCATGAACAATGGCAAAACCTACCCATACCGAGGCATATACCATTGTCTTTCTTATTGTCTGGAAAGAAATGATTGCATTCATCCCTTAGTTTCTTAATTCTCCGCTACCAAGGACTCCGCTTCCATGAATAATTAATCGTCTTGAATTATCAGTTTGCCCTGTTTCAAAGCGTTTATCTTCGAAATTGTATAAAATAGATTCCATTTTGATTTCTACCGCCCAGTCCGTTGGTACAAGAATGGTTACACTACCTAGTACAATATTTATCTCTAAAATAGTATCTCCTTCGGGCAGAGTTGTTTTTCTTAAATCGAGTGTTGTATCGCCAAACACTGTATTTATATCGCCACCTTTAAATTCAGGATCAAGCACAATATGCTTACCGCTTGAGAAAACACTTTGCTTATCAAAATATCCTTTTCCTTTTCTCCACTTTTTGTTATTCACAGCCTCTTCGCCAACTTCTTTATATTTGGTATATTCAAAATGGTTATCAAAACAATGTCCGTGAGAACAAGGAAATAACCGACGAACAAGGAATAGAACTCCTGCTGCTATAAGTAATACAGGCCAGTAAAGATGAACAAAGTTTCCGTTTCCCACTGGCAAAACTCCCGGACAAGCAGCTATTATATTTGGAATAAGAAAGAATCCCCCGATGAGTACTAACAAGCCACCCGACCAAATATGCTTTTTACTTAATGAAAGAAGACCCCATGCGATAACCAGCATAGGCCACGAGAAGATAACATCTTTATAAGGCAGGGGAAAGAAGCCTAAATTAAATCCCAAAAAAGAGACACCGGCAAGGATTAGTAAAACGGCAAACACAATTGTATTTGTAACAGATCTGTGATAATAATTTCTTCTTTGACTTTTCATAATCATTTGTTTTAGTTTTCGGCAAAGATAGTGCTGTAAAGATTCCTTTTACAAGACAAAATCGATGAACGAATGATTTTAACCCGATGAATAAAGCATGCAGGTTGTCCAACAAAGCTTTTTCAATATGCCCTATTTCTCAATATTTCCTCAGATAACTATCTATTCATTATTCACTTTCGTTTTTACGGCATCAAAGTACATATCAAATACAAAGAATGAAACGAATAATAAATAAAGCTATCATAAAAACAGGTTCAAAGTTACAGAAATATATCTTTATGTCTATAAATTTCCTTTCAGAATATTATCACTCAGTTTTAAATAATATAAGAAGCGGTCAGATAATACATCATAAAAAAAATCCTGCGGTAAACGCTATCTGATTATTTTGCGCTTACCACAGGACTTATTATTTACCAATATAATGATATTACATTATTTGATATAGAAACTTCGGCTTACTGGCTCAGCAGTCTGAACTTTTGGTTCAATGCATCTTCCATATTGCCAGGCAACCACTGTTACTTTAATTGTATGGTATATGTGAACTGAGTATTATCTGACCAAACCTGATACTTTTCCAAAGGTCTTGGACCACAACCAGCAGAGCCTACACCCAATGTTTTTGATGAGAGACAGAAAACAGTTGCAGTACTAGCAGGAAGATCTATCTTATATTCAACAGGGAACATTTGTTCATCTGTATGAGGAAGAGCTGAAACCTGCATTAAGTTCTCATCTGAATTTACTACGAAACCGGGCATACTATTTCCGGTAAATTTCACCCATCTTACATCTTCATGATTTCCACGATCCATAGGTTTTTCATATTCATATTGATCATTTACACCTAACTCATAAAGACCTACATCTGCGCCACTCTTGCGATCTGAATAATTCTCTATCGGACCACGACCAAAATATGCCATACTATCCAACTTCTTATCAAGAAGCATACGTACACCGATATGCGCAAGATTAATTCTCAAGCCAATAAAGTCGACTTTATTATCAACTTTTACAGAACCATCACCTTTAATTGTATATGTAGAAGTATGATATGCACCAAATCCTTCTTTACCATCATACTTTACAGTTGAAGTTACTTTCACAGAGAATTTATCAACAGTTTCTACTTTCAGATTAACCAAAGAACTTTTAAGGTTATTCACGCCAAATCTTTCCCAATCTCTGTTTGCCCACATATCATCATTACGGTGAGCTGCACGCCACAGGTGAAGTTTTGGTGAACCATCAGAAGTCAGAAGATTTACTCCATCTTTCTCCAACTGACTCATTAAGCCTGTATTTTTATCAAAGGTTACAGCAAATCCTGCTCCTGCCACTTTTACTAACTGAGCATCCTGACTCACTTTGACTGAAGAAGTTACTTTTGCATCTTCAACAGGAAGAGTACTTACTGGTAACTTAAATTGTTCAGAAGCAACTTCGAATCCTTTATCCGCCCATAATGTTTTATCTTTCTGAGTATAAGATATGCGCAAATAATATTCAGCTCCGGCTTTAGGGTTTTCTATTTTATATGGAACAGAAACCCAACTTTCTCTGAAAGGCCAGATATGTGGTAATTTCAACGCACCTTTATCAATTTCTTTTCCATTTTCAGTCAATGTCCATGAAGCATCAAAAGCATCTAATGACATAAACTGAAATTTATTTCTGATTTTAATTGTTCCCGATGAAGGTTCAACCAATTCTGTATCAATCCATTGGAAAGCCTTCTTCATTTCAGGATAATGAGGCTTAATAGTTTTTCTATCCCAGGCTACTACACCTTTATGAATAAAATAGTGGTCGTTAGGGAATTCACCAAATCCGCCACCATAAGCTAAGATTGGATGTTCCGGATTACGTTTATTCCACAATGCCTGATCCTGATATTCCCAGATAGCTCCACCAAGTATCTCCGGATTGTTGTCAAAAACCTTAGAGTATTCATCCAATGATCCCATGGAATTGAACATAGCATGTGCAAATTCACAGATATAAAATGGTTTTGTCAGATCCTTACTTTGTGCAATTCTTGCAAACTCATCAGGAGTGCCATACATCTTTCCATCAAAATCGGACGGATTATTTTTACCCATTCCAAAACGTTCGTAGTGTACAAAACGAGTAGGATCAATAGATTTAACAGTATTCATTGCTGATACAAAATTTGATCCAACACGTCCGCATTCATTTCCAAGAGACCAGATAATTACTGACGGGTGGTTTTTAAAGTTTTCCACATTGGCCACATTACGATCTATTATTGCAG
This genomic interval from uncultured Bacteroides sp. contains the following:
- a CDS encoding glycoside hydrolase family 2 TIM barrel-domain containing protein — translated: MKTRLLSFFVGAVGLLSTVNGQNVTQLVAGKDFPAEIENPECLGINKEPAHATLMPYASLDEALKAKRHESSYCQVLNGMWKFNWVAWPNQRPVDFYKTDFDVSGWKDIPVPSNWQVLGYGTPYYRNLGYTFKIDFPHVMSEPPKNYTAYEERNPVGSYRRDFDVPANWNGRRVFITFDGVDAAFFIWVNGQKVGYSTNSRNAAEFDLTKYVKPGKNMVAVEVYRYCSGSYLEDQDMWRLSGIFRNVTLWSSPQTHVRDFFVQTDLDKEYKNSEVSVSAKIKNYSSQPSLAQKLQASLYNGNEPVDASMAVANIPALKPGQETIVSLKFMVNNPQKWTAETPKLYTTVLTLQDGKGTNEILSSRTGFRKIEIKGRQFLVNGTPIKLKGVNRHEHWSNVGHAITEEQMIRDLEVIKQGNCNHVRTCHYSDDPRWYELCDEWGIWLVAEANAECHGYDGKFDEEPRMKAAIIDRNVANVENFKNHPSVIIWSLGNECGRVGSNFVSAMNTVKSIDPTRFVHYERFGMGKNNPSDFDGKMYGTPDEFARIAQSKDLTKPFYICEFAHAMFNSMGSLDEYSKVFDNNPEILGGAIWEYQDQALWNKRNPEHPILAYGGGFGEFPNDHYFIHKGVVAWDRKTIKPHYPEMKKAFQWIDTELVEPSSGTIKIRNKFQFMSLDAFDASWTLTENGKEIDKGALKLPHIWPFRESWVSVPYKIENPKAGAEYYLRISYTQKDKTLWADKGFEVASEQFKLPVSTLPVEDAKVTSSVKVSQDAQLVKVAGAGFAVTFDKNTGLMSQLEKDGVNLLTSDGSPKLHLWRAAHRNDDMWANRDWERFGVNNLKSSLVNLKVETVDKFSVKVTSTVKYDGKEGFGAYHTSTYTIKGDGSVKVDNKVDFIGLRINLAHIGVRMLLDKKLDSMAYFGRGPIENYSDRKSGADVGLYELGVNDQYEYEKPMDRGNHEDVRWVKFTGNSMPGFVVNSDENLMQVSALPHTDEQMFPVEYKIDLPASTATVFCLSSKTLGVGSAGCGPRPLEKYQVWSDNTQFTYTIQLK
- a CDS encoding LysR substrate-binding domain-containing protein, yielding MTIQQLEYILAVDRFRHFGKAAEHCLVTQPTLSAMIQKLEEELDVKIFDRSTQPIQPTSVGRKVIEQARSVLAQAVKVKEIVNEEEQSLKGIFRLAILPTIAPYLLPRFFPKLMEDYPEIDIRVTEMKTQDVLAALATGKIDAAVIATAEDDKSLKAETLFYEQFLGYVSRKESIFKNEMIRTADISGERLWLLDEGHCFRDQLMRFCQLEAVKLHQAAYHLGSMETFMRIVEGGKGVTFIPELASYQLSEEQKELVRPFAIPCPTREISIVTRTDFVRHTVLNVLKERIRSSVPKEMLTLQSTQRVV
- a CDS encoding LiaF domain-containing protein codes for the protein MKSQRRNYYHRSVTNTIVFAVLLILAGVSFLGFNLGFFPLPYKDVIFSWPMLVIAWGLLSLSKKHIWSGGLLVLIGGFFLIPNIIAACPGVLPVGNGNFVHLYWPVLLIAAGVLFLVRRLFPCSHGHCFDNHFEYTKYKEVGEEAVNNKKWRKGKGYFDKQSVFSSGKHIVLDPEFKGGDINTVFGDTTLDLRKTTLPEGDTILEINIVLGSVTILVPTDWAVEIKMESILYNFEDKRFETGQTDNSRRLIIHGSGVLGSGELRN
- a CDS encoding glycoside hydrolase family 28 protein: MKATFLKCLSGIFFYLLIVSFINAESNYSTVKVDAPFPMKPIKVFKYPKQDFPITNYGAIAGGIADNTKAIALAIDACNKAGGGRVVVPAGVWFTGPIHFKSNVNLYLKENAVLRFSDKPSDYLPAVKSSLEGMEFYNYSPLIYAFECENIAITGKGSINPQMDTWKTWFPRQKNYMDAAGKLYTMMSTNVPVEERQMGNEQNRMRPYLIHFNRCKNILLDGFKVRESPFWCIHLFMCEGAIARNLDLKAHGHNNDGIDLEMSRNILVEKCTFDQGDDAVVIKSGSNQDGWRLNTPCENIVIRYCTILQGHTLLGIGSELSSGIRNVYMHDCTAPNSVLRLFYIKTNHRRGGFVENIYMENVKSGKMQRAFEIDADVLYQWKDFPTYETRITPINNIHMKNVTCNEVDAIYEIKGDERLPVKNVELSNIHVGKVNKFIKKVKNAENVLENNVTYTELSGK
- a CDS encoding voltage-gated chloride channel family protein; this encodes MKKKIGELITFKNQSLYFIYLIRWILISAVVSLIIGSASAFFLKSLEWATDWRESHLWIIGLLPIGGLIVGLTYYYWGNSVVKGNNLLLEEFHSPKQIISLRMAPLVLFGTIVTHLFGGSAGREGTAVQMGGAIADQFTRILKLRPRDRKIVLVMGVSAGFASVFGTPLAGAIFAVEVMILGRIRYEALLPSFFAAIFANIVCEAWGIHHTHYAIPATVEVTPLFILYAVLAGIFFGLVAMIFSRSVAFWGNLFKNKIAYPPLRPFIGGIFIAVAVLLMGTTKYIGLGIPTLVSSFTQNALPYDFILKLLFTTFTLGAGFKGGEVTPLFFVGATLGNALAFILPLPMALLAGMGFVAVFAGATNTPIACTLMGIELFGAGNAVYIGTACVVAYLFSGHTGIYTAQIVGSPKILNLVKEKGKELAEINIRKSA
- a CDS encoding LytTR family DNA-binding domain-containing protein, producing MNAIISFQTIRKTMVYASVWVGFAIVHALVMVPLVKVPFGLLLVDGFIFSTLFILIEVMYNILIEGKSSSITISPQTVLNYISLGTFVLLLWLGSGLFLLNIFFLHTDFISLMPTIPVRILIGVLLFTILLMYSHFISGKQDEEEEPEAAIEEENEPNALPLPDEQLKDESEMLERIAVKSGQKIHVILIPEIFYLQSDGDYVIIYTEKGKYLKEQTMKYFEEHLNKTKFVRVHRSCIVNVEMISRIELYKKQQQMLTLKNGLQLKTSVAGYKTLKLALQLK